The window AAGACTACAGCAAAgatctgtatttttatttatttattcatttattttttttttttgttgttgaccTAATTCTCACAACTGAACACTGAACAAAGAGATGACAACTCTAACCTCAACTGTAACCACACATCTTAATAAAagtggggtaaaaaaaaaggtagaagtaaacataaaaaatcaaataaaaacaggGATGAAGAAATACATAGATCAGTGTAGAAATACATAAAACATACTTTGCATATTTCTTGTTCAACTTGCATTTCTTCACGAGAATGAATAACACTAAAAATCtgtctaaaaaaagaaaaaaacgaacaaaaagtAAGAAGGGTTTATATGTGTAATACAGACCCATGTGCTGCCTGCAAGACAAATCATTTCTAATGCTCCTCACTGAATGAaacagagcagattttttttcagtacCCTGCTCACAACAGAACTTCAACACATTAGTCCTGTGAGAGCAGCAGAggtggtggaaagtgcatgaaaGTGTGGATCAGAAGAGAGTTTCATTTGTCCCTCACATTAAACAAGATGGCCGTAAACTAAAGATACGAAGCAATGGCAACGATTtcaattttcacatttttaggGAAAAATTCCACTGCGGCCAAAATGCTGGCCAATGACACTTTCATTTAGGTATATGACAAGTCGATCATTTTAATAGAGAGGGTGAAAAGAGTCCAGATAATTTCATATAGTAGAGATCATGTGATGGCTGTTAGCAAGAAGCATTACAGAGTTCTTCAATCATGTGATGTCCAGACTGTGAGGACAATACAATAAACATCATGAACACGTATGACATCTGTACATTTGTACATGCCATTAATAATCTACTATTGTTCAGACTCAGACAACCAATTCATTTAAGTTAATTTGGCCATATACAATATAATCTGACAAGGCATGCCAACACCTGCTTACAATGACCACTGTGTACCAGACGCCACAAAAACAGTCATGAGGCATTAAGTGCAAGCGGACATGCCTGTCACAAGTTGATTAATTAAGTTATCAATTATAGACAACAGTAGCATTTCCAGAGCAGAAGAGACACATTGGCAGTAATCAGAATTGTCCTTTCGCACTGTGCCTCATTCGGTTTAAATGTTGGAGAAAGGATTTGGAATGTACTTCGGTACTTCTAATGAATGAAGACAATGGAATTCCCCACAGCTGGCTTGTAAGGTTTGCTCTGGCTGTAAATAACTATTTGTATCCCCATGAGCGCTTTTTCTTTTATACCTGCTCCCCAGGCTTTTCTATTCattttcattgttgttttttcttctttgatttCTGTCACCTGGCTTTTTTAGTGAGGACATAAAATAAACTAATCCTTCACCTTATTTCGTATAAAATCAATGATATTATCACACACTTTCTGGTAAGTGGCACTTGAGGGATGATTCAGTTGCCCTCTGTAGTGCATCACACTGTGATCTCAGTTCTGATCAGTATCTAGGCAAATGTTGTTTAGGACTGTTTGGTTTATTTGAAGGACCACCTTCTTCACTCACTTCAGTCACTGAACCATAcaaatgtgttcatgtgtttaACATCTTGGATTAAATCACAGCTATGTCCCATCTCAATCTCTCACCTATAATTTCCTTATGCTCCATAATCTAAAACCCCCCTGAACTGTTTTATCATTGTTACTTTCTCTACAATTTTTACCTTTCTTTCTCTGTAACAAATACTTTTGAGTGGCAAAAAGCTCAGCCTCAAGGACGGTGTAAGGTAAGAGGAGAACATACACACTGTTCTGTAAATCACTGTTGTCATTCATAACAGAGCACTGATCCCATCGTGTCATAGATGCCCATCACTTGAAAGCCAAACAGATCCCAGTGGACACTGCAGAAGGATGCAGAACCcaactgaaaacagaaaacctcTTGGATCAAACAAGTTTCAAGCTTGAGGTGAAACATGGCACTGATAAAAACGGTCCTTAGGATCACTAAAAATGATCGTTTAAAAGAGTACTGAATTAAACAGTTGGCATTTGTATAATAAGTGAAAGCCACAAACAcaaaataagaatgagaaaagTCATACCATGAAGTGTAAAATAAAACACCGTAATGACACTCCAATCCCAGGCACAGTTACACAGAGTTTGCTTTTAGCACAATATTCTGTACACCTAGCATGccaaaaaacagaagagaaaaacaaaagaaaaaattcaaaagaaaaacaatagacaaaaacaaagagaacCCAAAGGCAATAATTTgtcctacattttttttttttcctatgtaCTTAAATTGGTTTATCTGGCCTCAAAGCCAATCAGGAAAAGAAGGAGCTaaactttttttccttcattgCTCAGTTTTGGTCCCAAGTCACAGCTTCTGCTGAGCAGACACACCTTTCCAGTAATCAAGAATGTCATGCAGGTCCTCACCTTTAGCAAACTGCACCTTTTTTCGAAGGGCATTTCCAGCTGTAACATAACAGGCCTCGTCACGCGGGCCTTTCCGATATGGACGGAAACGCTCCCAGATCCGCAGTGAGCTCTCCGAGGAGTACTCCGGGCTAGAGGAGTATCCAGAGTAACTGGAGTGTTGGCGGGCAGGCGAAAGCTGGGAATAAGACGCTGCATCCCTGCGGGAGCGTGTCAGGGGTTTTAGGAAAGATACTCTCTGGGCTGGGGAGCCCTGGTGGGACCCTTCGTAGTAGAGAGCTGGGACGGAGTGGCGGTGCTCCGAGCAGTGGTAGTCTTGCTgcacctccagctgctgctgctgctgctgctgttgttgtatttgttgttgttgatgataGTGATGTGACTTCTGGGCGTCCTGATGTTGAGCACCAACACCACCACTGTCGCAACCACCACCACCCCCTCCACCACAGCTTCCACTCCCCACTAAAGGGAGCCTCTCCAGAGGCTCCCCACAGCCCACGGGACTGGCTCGGTCCGCGTACTGCTGCTGATTGCAGGCATCTGGGCTTCTTGGTTCTGGAACATCGAGACTATACACTCTAGCTCCTCCGCGTTCCCTGTCTCGGCCCATAGAGCTACACGATGTGGTGCTGCTTTGTTTCTTGACAGCATTTACCATAACCACAGCTGCATCTGCACTCATCTGTCGCTGAATGGGACGCACAGCGGTGGCTGGAGGAGGGTGCCTGTAGGGGGGAGTAACAACAAAACCACCACCACTGATCCCTGGACGCTCAGAGAGAGGGGCATTTAAGGCAGGAAGTGGGGGAGGAGGGGGTATTTTGTTTGGAACAATGACCTGACATGTCTCTGTCACCCCTGGGGAAAGCGGGATTAGGCCTCGAGTAAGGGAGGATGTGATGGTGGGAGGAGGGGAGGTAGGATTGGAGGATGCTGTGGGGTTAGTTGAGGCGCCAGAGGCAGCAACTGCTGCTGCATCCAGTTTCAGTGCATCAATGCAGTTGTTAATGATCTGGTTAACCTTGTCCACCTCCATGGCAATGGTGGAGATCTCTGAAGCAGAGCCATGTCCATCATCATCTGAGTCATCACCGAGATCAGTTTCATCATCATCTCTCAAGTTTTCCCCCCTCATGCCTCCATGTCCACCATCTCCCACTCTCTCCATTCCTCCTCCGCCAGTTCTCACATCCATATAGTTTCCTTTACTTGCAGCCATGGCTTCTGAGAAGGCAGTGGCCATCTTTTCCACTTGAGGAATAGAAGAAAGTCTTGAGGAGGTGGTGTTAGCTGAGTGGAGCATTCCCGAGCTTGAAGATGTGGAAAGTTTTCCTCCATGGTGGTGCTGATACTGGTGATGTTCTCTGGACTGCTCCTGAAGTTTGTGGACTGCTGATGGATCATTTGCTACTGCTGCTGCCACCTCTGGCCCATAGCGCATTTCCAGGATAGTTTTCTTAACGCAGATGGACTTCTTCTTCTCATCATGCATCCGCTTCTTACGTAGACAATAGTAGACAATTCCTAAAACAATGAGCATGCCAAAAAGGCAGCCCACAATGGTCATTATGTAGTGAGTAGTGGTGGAGGGTGTGGGGAGCATATCATCCTGATTTTGACCCCGAGTTGAAAACTGGAGGCAGGTGTGGTTATAACGTTGAGAATTGCGTATAGAAGCTACACAGAAGGTGTAATTGTTGTGAGGTTTGAGCATGTTGAGAGTGATCATCTCTTTCTTATTCTTCAAATTCATGATATCAGACACATATGTGTGATTGTACTGTGTTAAAATGTACATTTTGCTGTAAGGACTTGGAATCTTCACAAGGAGAGAAGCCGTTGACAAAGAGACATGATGAAGCTTGATGCTGGGACTGTAGCTGTCTTCACTAGATGAGGAAGAGGTGGTGGCGTGGTGGTATGGAACAACACCACCAAACATGTCTGGTCCAATCCCAGAAGGTCCGTCCAGATCTGGTGGGAGAGAGGTCATTCCTGGAATCATCACGCCGTCCCGGCAGTGATGGTACAGAATGGTTTTGGCATTTCGACCAGCATGGCCAGCTGCAACAGGACTCAGTAAGGGGTAGCCAAACATTTCCCGGGGCGTCTCACACTGCAGGCGGTCATAAGTCTGTGAGACGTTGTTGAAGAACTCCAACCAGGTTAAGAAGCTATAAAGATCACAGCCGCAGTGGAACGGATTTGCAGCCAGTTCACACACCATTAAGCGATTGAGAACTGTGAATGTAGATGGGTCTATGCGCGTAAGTTTGTTGGATGACAGGTCAATGCTGCTCAGGCTGGGGCACTCCCAGAATGCATTGCTAGCAATAACCTCAATGAGGTTGTGCTGCAGGAAGAGGCACTGCATGCGACCGAGCCCTCTCATCATACCCTCAGTTAAATTTGTCAACTTGTTGTAACCCAACTGAAGAACCTGTGAGAAACACAAAGCAGTATTATGataatttgatcttttttcttttacacttcAAACCTTGACTCATATAACTCATGATTTACACATCTGCTTGTACAATTTGAATTCACCTTAATGGCTGATAGTTACTGTATGTCATGCTGCATcagattttttctctttttaatgaACATTTCACAAGTTAATAAAAATGAACAAGATATTATTTACGAATGCATACTTAATTTACCTTTCATCTAGTTCACAGGGAAAAACTACAAGTTGTTTGTGATAAAAAATAGTCTTAATTTGCTATATTCTTGTGTGTAACAAATAGCTTCAAGGATCAATTTCCTCATCACCTGTAGATTGGCTTGTCCTGCAAAGGCTCCATCTTCGATATAGCTGATTTCATTCTTGGTAAGATTAAGGTCGGTCAAGTTGGTGAAGCGGTACATTGAACTGAAAAGCACAGCTTTCAGCTTGTTCTCATTCAATCTCAAGTCATGGACCGTGTTGTTGATGTGTTGCGGAATGGTCTCATAGGGCGGCTGGTTCTGACTGCATATAGCCAGCCAAACGTAGCCTTTGTCTCCTTCAATGAGCCAGCAGTCTCCATTGACCGTGTCAGAGAAATAGGAGAAGAATAGGAGGGAGGGAAGAATAAGAGGGAGGAGAGTAGAGGTGGAGTAAGCACCCTGCATGATGCCAGTGGAAAGAAAAGACAGGAAAGGGGGGGGGCTATTGGGAAAGATGTTGGAGCAGTATGAGAAGGAGGGTGTGTTTTCAGCAGAAAGGGAAGCAACAAAAGTTGCGAGGAAAAATTTCCAAAGaggaaatgggtctgggttggGTGTTGAAAAAGGGCTAAGGCTTCACAATGCCAGTCTCAGCATCATGGTTATTAGCAGGGGAGCCATGTTAAGTCATATCCTGTTGAACTGCAAGGGAAGGGAACAATTTGTCTTCATACTCTTTCTGTAGGCTCCCCTTGTGTCTGAGGATGGACCCTTGGAATGGTCTGTAGGATCTgtaaaagaaacagaatgaaagaAATGTAAGACAAAATGTCTTATGACAGTTATGCCATATATTGTTTGAAAAAAGGCAAATTTAGGAATTAAC is drawn from Odontesthes bonariensis isolate fOdoBon6 chromosome 21, fOdoBon6.hap1, whole genome shotgun sequence and contains these coding sequences:
- the elfn2b gene encoding protein phosphatase 1 regulatory subunit 29, with amino-acid sequence MQGAYSTSTLLPLILPSLLFFSYFSDTVNGDCWLIEGDKGYVWLAICSQNQPPYETIPQHINNTVHDLRLNENKLKAVLFSSMYRFTNLTDLNLTKNEISYIEDGAFAGQANLQVLQLGYNKLTNLTEGMMRGLGRMQCLFLQHNLIEVIASNAFWECPSLSSIDLSSNKLTRIDPSTFTVLNRLMVCELAANPFHCGCDLYSFLTWLEFFNNVSQTYDRLQCETPREMFGYPLLSPVAAGHAGRNAKTILYHHCRDGVMIPGMTSLPPDLDGPSGIGPDMFGGVVPYHHATTSSSSSEDSYSPSIKLHHVSLSTASLLVKIPSPYSKMYILTQYNHTYVSDIMNLKNKKEMITLNMLKPHNNYTFCVASIRNSQRYNHTCLQFSTRGQNQDDMLPTPSTTTHYIMTIVGCLFGMLIVLGIVYYCLRKKRMHDEKKKSICVKKTILEMRYGPEVAAAVANDPSAVHKLQEQSREHHQYQHHHGGKLSTSSSSGMLHSANTTSSRLSSIPQVEKMATAFSEAMAASKGNYMDVRTGGGGMERVGDGGHGGMRGENLRDDDETDLGDDSDDDGHGSASEISTIAMEVDKVNQIINNCIDALKLDAAAVAASGASTNPTASSNPTSPPPTITSSLTRGLIPLSPGVTETCQVIVPNKIPPPPPLPALNAPLSERPGISGGGFVVTPPYRHPPPATAVRPIQRQMSADAAVVMVNAVKKQSSTTSCSSMGRDRERGGARVYSLDVPEPRSPDACNQQQYADRASPVGCGEPLERLPLVGSGSCGGGGGGGCDSGGVGAQHQDAQKSHHYHQQQQIQQQQQQQQQLEVQQDYHCSEHRHSVPALYYEGSHQGSPAQRVSFLKPLTRSRRDAASYSQLSPARQHSSYSGYSSSPEYSSESSLRIWERFRPYRKGPRDEACYVTAGNALRKKVQFAKGEDLHDILDYWKGVSAQQKL